The proteins below come from a single Malus domestica chromosome 03, GDT2T_hap1 genomic window:
- the LOC139194129 gene encoding multiple organellar RNA editing factor 8, chloroplastic/mitochondrial-like isoform X3: MASAGRLSPAIVRCLSTRSTTSSLRDPNPNWSNRPPKETILLDGCDFEHWLVVMEAPQGVITRDEIINSYIKTLATVVGSEEEARMKIYSVSTRCYYAFGALVSEEVSLKIKELPGVRWVLPDSYLDVKNKDYGGEPFINGQAAPYDPKYHGEWIRNNSRANERNRRNDRPRNFDRSRNFERRRENMQNRDFQNTGPSPMPNQAGPNSGPGPANMGPPPPNRGPMSPNMGPPPPNRAPMQPPNMGPPPPNRAPMPPPNMGPPNNYNNPQPSNNWNSGPLNSYNQAPPNSYNQMPPNNYNQMPPNNPGGVPPNNMAPPSNAGWNDPGQYQNNYTPDRDAGVNPGPNRY; this comes from the exons ATGGCCTCCGCCGGCAGGCTCTCCCCTGCGATCGTCCGGTGCTTGTCGACCAGATCGACGACGTCGTCGCTCAGGGACCCGAACCCTAACTGGTCGAACCGGCCTCCCAAGGAGACGATCCTCCTCGATGGGTGTGACTTCGAGCACTGGTTAGTTGTCATGGAGGCCCCTCAGGGTGTTATCACTAGGGATGAGATCATCAATAGCTACATCAAAACCCTGGCTACCGTCGTCGGAAG TGAGGAAGAAGCAAGAATGAAGATCTACTCAGTTTCAACTAGGTGCTATTATGCGTTTGGGGCACTTGTATCTGAAGAGGTTTCACTCAAAATCAAAG AGTTGCCTGGAGTCCGTTGGGTACTTCCTGATTCCTACTTGGATGTTAAGAACAAAGATTATGGAG GTGAACCTTTTATTAACGGCCAAGCAGCGCCATATGATCCCAAGTACCATGGGGAATGGATAAGAAACAATAGTCGAGCAAATGAGAGAAACAGGCGTAATGACAGACCTCGTAACTTTGACAGATCAAGGAACTTTGAAAGGAGAAGGGAAAATATGCAGAATCGTGATTTTCAGAATACGGGTCCATCTCCTATGCCTAATCAAGCTGGGCCAAATTCGGGACCTGGACCTGCCAACATGGGTCCTCCACCTCCCAACAGGGGTCCAATGTCTCCCAACATGGGTCCTCCACCCCCCAACAGGGCTCCAATGCAGCCTCCCAACATGGGTCCTCCACCCCCGAACAGGGCTCCAATGCCGCCTCCCAACATGGGTCCACCAAACAACTACAATAATCCCCAGCCAAGCAACAACTGGAATTCTGGGCCACTGAACAGCTATAATCAGGCGCCTCCCAACAGCTACAATCAGATGCCGCCCAACAACTACAATCAGATGCCGCCCAATAACCCGGGAGGGGTGCCACCAAACAACATGGCTCCACCTTCTAATGCAGGA